The Agrobacterium cucumeris genome has a segment encoding these proteins:
- a CDS encoding condensation domain-containing protein: MDNRPLESRRRPAIENIYPLSPMQEGLLFHSIATPDEGVYVPQIVLQLRGAIDPQIMHDCWSEMVSRHAVLRTTFHWEERDEPFQVVHSDASLALSQLDWSSLDVEEQQRRLGALLSTNRRQAFDLKTAPLVRLQWIDYGGENSRLVLQYHHIILDGWSAGRIVEDAFRTYQRRCGSSRPPLPAPRPYVDYIAWLKSRKREATRAFWTDYTARIDGPCRITRDATGGEADFSSHNLTCDPAVSTQAAKLCRDMGITPNTLLQAALAIVMARKTGNRHVVFGATTAGRPPELQGVEHMVGLFINTLPVCIDVENGNLAPWLQTLQKRQSACAEHDYLPLREIQAGRGDLFDCLLVFENYPVPRDISAEATFAVTGVDVDEWTHYPLTLFAAADATKIAISARYDRRSIAVQEVEAFLNELGATIGEMASGTPTVPHVSDTDARPVRIDRPAQPSAETRNDQPPSATAWTETEERIARIWAEVLKVEAERNSDNFFDLGGHSLLAARVVNRVRREFAINFPVKVLFDRPVLAAFAAFIDALKATAAPVGEHNAIEI; encoded by the coding sequence ATGGACAATCGCCCGCTTGAAAGCCGCCGCCGCCCGGCTATCGAAAACATCTATCCGCTGTCACCGATGCAGGAAGGATTGCTGTTCCACTCCATCGCCACGCCTGACGAAGGCGTCTACGTGCCGCAGATCGTCCTGCAACTGAGAGGCGCGATCGATCCGCAAATCATGCATGATTGCTGGAGCGAGATGGTGTCGCGCCATGCCGTTTTGCGCACTACATTTCACTGGGAAGAAAGAGACGAACCCTTTCAGGTGGTCCACAGCGATGCCAGCCTTGCCTTGTCGCAACTGGATTGGTCCAGTCTTGATGTAGAGGAGCAGCAAAGACGCCTCGGCGCGCTTCTGTCCACCAACCGGCGGCAGGCTTTCGATCTGAAGACCGCTCCGCTGGTCCGCCTGCAATGGATCGACTATGGCGGGGAAAATTCGCGGCTGGTACTTCAGTATCATCACATTATTCTCGACGGATGGTCGGCGGGCCGCATCGTCGAAGACGCCTTCAGGACCTATCAGAGACGGTGCGGCTCATCACGTCCGCCGCTACCCGCACCACGGCCCTATGTGGATTATATTGCCTGGCTGAAAAGCAGGAAACGTGAAGCGACGCGTGCTTTCTGGACGGACTACACTGCCAGGATCGACGGACCGTGCAGGATTACCCGCGACGCTACCGGCGGCGAGGCGGATTTCTCCAGTCATAACCTCACCTGCGATCCCGCAGTCTCCACGCAGGCGGCAAAACTGTGCAGGGACATGGGGATTACCCCCAATACCCTGCTGCAGGCCGCACTTGCCATCGTCATGGCCCGAAAAACCGGCAACAGACATGTCGTCTTCGGTGCGACAACGGCCGGGCGTCCACCAGAACTACAGGGTGTGGAACACATGGTCGGCCTGTTCATCAACACGTTGCCGGTGTGCATCGACGTTGAAAATGGCAACCTTGCCCCATGGCTGCAGACATTGCAGAAACGCCAGTCCGCCTGTGCGGAGCATGACTATCTGCCGTTGCGCGAGATACAGGCCGGGCGGGGCGATCTTTTCGACTGCCTGCTGGTCTTTGAAAACTATCCCGTGCCCCGAGACATATCGGCGGAAGCGACATTCGCCGTGACCGGCGTCGACGTCGATGAATGGACCCATTATCCCCTCACCCTGTTTGCCGCTGCCGACGCCACGAAGATCGCGATTTCCGCCCGATACGACAGGCGCAGCATTGCCGTGCAGGAGGTAGAGGCTTTCCTGAATGAGCTGGGGGCGACAATCGGCGAGATGGCCAGCGGCACTCCAACGGTTCCGCACGTATCCGATACGGATGCAAGGCCGGTGCGTATCGACAGGCCTGCGCAGCCTTCGGCGGAAACACGCAATGATCAACCCCCTTCCGCTACCGCCTGGACGGAAACGGAAGAAAGGATCGCCCGGATATGGGCAGAGGTTCTCAAAGTCGAGGCCGAGCGCAATAGCGATAATTTCTTCGACCTCGGTGGCCATTCGCTTCTGGCTGCCCGGGTCGTCAACCGGGTGCGGCGAGAATTTGCGATCAATTTTCCCGTAAAAGTCCTGTTCGACCGTCCGGTCCTTGCGGCATTTGCAGCATTCATCGACGCGCTGAAAGCAACCGCCGCGCCCGTGGGCGAACACAATGCGATTGAAATATGA
- a CDS encoding ferric iron reductase, whose translation MRHHETAGVPEASDILTEATVLQQSMWPEVPCSTGAMLPGWTTAAELFSSPLALQEFLDYEGSFDPGVDLKSRAAFLMSDYCYIFFMATVPLLVGRGIVPDMSPDAFSLQFYTHHGEHDGEPMTVRRARVRLLSPQIFADRDDGPHSTVTDHAGLCEHFRMGVEQHFHPLVEALAKRTGFSKNAQWRLVGDAIAGRFLDVGRRFGCLADALSTAMAIVKVQGSPLNNRQLGYFDLTLHDSALKEPFTYTFRARGGCCRYYTVEGAEKCPTCVLKSSDERDACLLQEMRAHFCLK comes from the coding sequence ATGAGACATCATGAAACTGCCGGCGTCCCCGAAGCCAGCGATATTCTGACGGAAGCGACCGTTCTCCAGCAGTCCATGTGGCCCGAAGTGCCGTGCAGCACCGGCGCGATGCTTCCCGGCTGGACAACCGCTGCCGAGCTGTTTTCCAGCCCTTTGGCATTGCAGGAATTCCTGGATTATGAAGGGTCGTTCGATCCCGGCGTCGACCTCAAAAGCCGCGCCGCATTTCTGATGAGCGACTATTGCTACATCTTCTTCATGGCCACCGTTCCGTTGCTGGTTGGCCGCGGCATCGTGCCTGATATGTCGCCTGATGCCTTTTCGCTGCAGTTCTATACCCATCATGGCGAGCATGATGGAGAGCCGATGACGGTGCGGCGGGCCCGCGTGAGGCTGTTGTCACCGCAGATTTTTGCGGATCGGGATGACGGGCCGCATTCGACGGTCACGGACCACGCAGGCCTCTGCGAGCATTTCAGGATGGGCGTCGAGCAACATTTCCATCCGCTGGTGGAAGCATTGGCAAAAAGAACCGGCTTTTCGAAGAATGCGCAGTGGCGGCTGGTGGGAGACGCCATCGCCGGCAGATTTCTTGACGTCGGAAGACGGTTCGGCTGTCTCGCCGATGCGCTGTCGACGGCAATGGCGATCGTCAAGGTACAGGGATCGCCGCTGAACAACCGTCAGCTGGGGTATTTCGACCTTACCCTGCATGACAGCGCATTGAAGGAACCATTCACCTACACGTTTCGCGCGCGGGGCGGATGCTGCCGGTACTATACCGTTGAGGGTGCGGAAAAGTGCCCGACCTGCGTATTGAAGTCCAGCGATGAACGGGACGCCTGTCTGCTGCAGGAAATGCGCGCCCATTTCTGCCTGAAGTAG
- a CDS encoding thioesterase II family protein, translating to MTVRPRLICLPPAGAGPSLFRSWVHSESVFNVTPVALPGREAHFTKPLPRDIQSLAEHVGHEISGLLHAPYALFGYSMGAVVAYELLRHLSIRGLPLPEALYVLGSNAPDRVLEGREPIHVMTREDFHQSLVEIGGTPDEILRDTEAMALFEPVLRNDFRICETYEFTPPHVPVTLPVHVFVADADHLVSWNAARAWESCIGQDVTMHRIEGSHMLAPQAFAHFIGRLGQLWQTDVMQAGAVSAREA from the coding sequence ATGACAGTTCGTCCCAGGTTGATCTGCCTTCCGCCAGCCGGTGCCGGCCCGAGCCTGTTCCGGTCATGGGTTCATTCTGAGAGCGTTTTTAACGTCACCCCAGTCGCCCTGCCGGGTCGCGAAGCGCATTTCACCAAGCCGCTGCCGCGCGATATCCAGAGCCTTGCGGAACATGTGGGACACGAAATCTCCGGGCTGCTTCATGCTCCCTATGCCCTGTTCGGTTACTCCATGGGCGCTGTGGTGGCCTATGAGCTGCTCCGGCACCTCTCCATCCGGGGCCTGCCGCTCCCGGAAGCACTCTACGTTCTGGGCTCGAACGCGCCCGACCGTGTTCTCGAAGGGCGTGAGCCCATTCACGTCATGACGCGCGAGGATTTTCACCAGTCGCTGGTCGAAATCGGCGGTACGCCGGACGAGATATTACGCGACACCGAGGCGATGGCTCTGTTCGAACCCGTTCTGCGCAACGATTTTCGTATTTGCGAGACTTATGAATTTACGCCCCCGCATGTCCCTGTTACGCTTCCGGTACATGTATTCGTGGCCGATGCCGACCATCTGGTCAGCTGGAATGCGGCGCGTGCGTGGGAAAGCTGTATCGGTCAGGATGTCACCATGCATCGGATCGAAGGGTCGCATATGCTTGCTCCGCAAGCGTTTGCGCACTTCATCGGCAGACTGGGCCAGCTGTGGCAAACCGATGTGATGCAGGCAGGGGCTGTTTCAGCGAGAGAGGCATGA
- a CDS encoding non-ribosomal peptide synthetase has translation MDISRLTADEKRQLLQRMMAGQQASEKKNFRLSHAQERIWFVEQMQPGSGAYSIPLAIRLKGPLDRDRLKTCFDIVVERHESLRTVFKVLDGEPFQVISPRSTADFSFHQPGDDETARDAAISRFAREPFELSQGPLFRVGLFSVAPDEHILVMVIHHIISDYASLQILIDEVHRLYSASGSPATGQLPALDIQYRDYAEWQRNGTAELSGQVDYWREQLRDAPLLLQLPFDFARPVTQAFRGARHKFHLGPELSAAIKDLAKSRKLTAFMVLLAAYQILLARLSRSDDICIGTTASNRNRAQTRNLIGLFVNNLVMRTRLQPNDTFDALLERVRETTLEALSNQDVPFEQVVDALNVERDIGHNALFQSTFVLHNASGGTFDLGDIKVTPIALDSGASRFDLSLDMHEGRGSEGFSGIFEFNTELFLPETVARFSDYFMRLLGGLVSNPGGRIAEIDLLDETEHAAIAAANRTTTAFPLRDVAALLEDTAKARGSFAAVRCGDRQYSHSDINDAANRVASGLRDRIGNGKTHPRIAICLPRFENLIIAILAVLKLGGHYVPLDPGQPAERRALILEDCRPDIILVSEADDDATKAAYPCDCMAIEPLLRATGSFSNPHRETLPDDLAYIIYTSGSTGRPKGVPIRQKSLVNLLTSMARRPGMSAEDRFLAVTTPAFDIATLELLMPLMVGGLLIIAEADDVYDDMALSELIRNHDATMMQATPATWRLMADADWKAPAGFRMLCGGEALEPGLARRLLETGGELWNLYGPTETTIWSTCTRITPEHLELPALPIGEPIANTQLHLLDDALMPVPAGVVGELYIGGEGLSPGYFNRDDLTSRAFVQGPAAGPNGRPETSRLYRTGDLMRRSAAGHLLYVGRADFQVKLRGFRIELSEIEAILASQPSIEQAVVTLWQDEEGSGTLVAYCRRGTGVVDEEAIRTALASQLPSYMLPSAYVWMDSFPLNANGKIDRKRLERPKQIISSAAYAAPRDGTEQMVAAIWRELLGAEKIGRDDNFFTVGGHSLLATRMLARLRTSFAVDLPLRTIFEKPRLAEFAGAIDALVAITGRGSEASSSGLAKRNHTGRTPLSHAQNRQWALAQLEPDSPLYNIPFALKIRGPLDFAILSHALELTAQRQDILRGRFVSVDGKPFVETDPEMIFRIMPEEIGERELEAALLDCARRPFDLAVAPLLRIHAFRTGPQDHVLLFILHHIIGDALSAEILLNDVAEFYGSLLKKTAPPSGALPLQYADFAIWQREQDTKDEVDYWHKTLAGAPPLLELPTDFVRPAIQGFSGDSIRFSLDAVLLAGLRKLCDREGATLFMGMLTAFSTLLQRASGMRDIVIGTPVSERFHPDLENIIGMFANTLAIRLQTQGGESFNNALKATRDTALSAFANQAAPFEKVVDALSLPRTWSHNPLFQAMLVSTVETRREAISLAGMDWERLVLPDTSSRVDLTLFIHETAHELSCRLEYRSDLFRRSTMESLGDALVALLEKIVEHPDVPLDRLSLLSGSQQKRLRQWNETEAAFQPQRRCLHDFVKASADANPQAIAVTDQDQSLSYAELDRRADRLASGLTAAGISSGKRVGIRLERSVGLVVAILAVLRTGAAYVPLDPRYPADRIEFIAADADLALILITTEDDISAAGQNFRCMTPGMVESLAGGAVPTPATSGSDLAYIIYTSGSTGRPKGVAIEHRNAVAFVQWCLHSFTGDQLSGVLASTSICFDLSIFEIFATLAAGGRIFMVDDLFAFPSAPFSGEVTLVNTVPTPMSELLKLGPLPESVKTVCLAGEPLPRELVARIYANDHVEGLYNLYGPSEDTTYSTVAPVPKSGEWFGIGVPIANTRAYVLDGELNEVPVGVPGELFLSGSGLARGYWNRPGQTAERFLPNPFADCGEHRVMYQTGDIVRRRDDGGLDYMGRGDRQLKLNGFRIEPGEIEAVLLQQDGVHEAVAGLWRDASNHPRLAMWIAGDPALEIAKLVAILRQRLPEHFIPVLATRLDALPRLPNGKLDRSALPDPAAHGERSGEIASPLNDQEDVLAQIWQGLLGCGDIRRNDNFFSLGGDSILAIQLVSQARQKGLKMTPRDVFLHPTLASLAEATCTESTATAEKGDADGEATLGAIQRWLLDQDLPDLSHWNQGLILKPTRSLDLDRLEKAIARVLNEHQSLRARFLRENGQWQQKFAPISAMLLMQRLAATDENDVTDFARKLHAGFDLGAGPLFGAIFATLPDGSGRLILAAHHLIVDGVSWRMIVADIERHYLETGTIRSGAVAAGSWNSRLSRSVLFDGEEAYWRGICEEDVQALPLDNQSGSNTQSDAVTYRQTIDAETTRQLLRDVPECFSIASNEVLVAALYLALRQWSGKPRLRLEMESHGRPHLFEDIDVSETVGWLTALYPVLFDTPDDATPDRLLLDVKDTLRRIPNNGVGFGVLKYLRNRGEHLDYGQPQVRFNYLGQMDAMFGADSLFAPSGITSGPMYGPGNPRDTILEINAMVVRGELQLQWVYGAQLHSGDTIKMLAGHFRDNLETLIQHCLDGSGAGYSISDFPLMDLGQDELDNLLKSL, from the coding sequence ATGGATATTTCCCGACTGACCGCAGATGAAAAGCGCCAGCTTCTGCAGCGCATGATGGCCGGACAGCAGGCATCCGAAAAAAAGAACTTCCGCCTGAGCCATGCTCAGGAACGTATCTGGTTCGTCGAGCAGATGCAGCCCGGCTCAGGCGCATATTCGATACCTCTGGCCATCAGGCTGAAAGGTCCGCTCGACCGGGACAGGCTGAAGACCTGCTTCGATATCGTCGTAGAGCGCCATGAAAGCCTGCGGACGGTTTTTAAGGTGCTTGACGGAGAGCCGTTCCAGGTCATTTCCCCCCGGTCAACGGCAGACTTCAGTTTTCACCAACCGGGCGATGACGAGACCGCACGCGATGCCGCCATAAGCCGCTTCGCGCGGGAGCCGTTCGAGCTCTCGCAAGGTCCGCTGTTTCGCGTTGGCCTGTTTTCCGTTGCACCTGACGAGCATATCCTCGTCATGGTCATCCATCACATCATTTCCGACTACGCCTCGTTGCAGATCCTCATCGACGAGGTCCACAGGCTCTATAGCGCGTCCGGATCTCCTGCCACCGGCCAGCTTCCGGCACTCGATATCCAGTATCGCGACTATGCCGAATGGCAGCGCAACGGCACTGCGGAGCTTTCCGGCCAGGTCGATTACTGGCGCGAACAGCTTCGTGATGCACCGCTGCTGCTTCAACTTCCGTTCGATTTCGCCCGGCCGGTGACGCAGGCGTTTCGCGGCGCCCGGCACAAGTTCCACCTTGGGCCGGAACTCTCCGCCGCCATCAAGGATCTGGCGAAAAGCCGGAAACTGACGGCATTCATGGTGCTGCTGGCGGCCTATCAAATTCTGCTCGCCCGCCTTTCGAGATCCGACGACATCTGCATCGGCACGACGGCATCGAACCGCAACAGGGCGCAGACCCGCAACCTCATCGGGCTGTTCGTCAACAATCTCGTCATGCGGACGCGTCTGCAACCGAATGACACTTTCGATGCGCTGCTCGAACGGGTTCGGGAGACGACGCTTGAAGCCCTTTCGAACCAGGATGTCCCCTTTGAGCAGGTGGTGGATGCGCTGAATGTCGAGCGTGACATCGGCCATAACGCCCTCTTCCAGTCGACTTTCGTGCTTCACAACGCCTCGGGTGGAACTTTCGACCTCGGCGATATCAAGGTCACGCCGATCGCGCTCGATTCAGGCGCCTCGCGTTTCGATCTCAGCCTCGACATGCATGAGGGACGAGGGAGCGAAGGTTTCAGCGGCATTTTCGAGTTCAATACCGAACTTTTCCTGCCTGAGACGGTGGCACGCTTCTCAGACTATTTCATGAGACTGCTCGGCGGGCTCGTGTCGAATCCCGGCGGTCGCATTGCCGAAATCGACCTGCTGGACGAGACAGAGCATGCGGCTATAGCGGCTGCCAACCGGACGACCACCGCCTTTCCATTGAGAGATGTCGCAGCGCTGCTGGAAGATACGGCGAAGGCGCGCGGCTCGTTTGCGGCCGTGCGCTGCGGCGACCGGCAATACTCCCATAGTGATATCAATGATGCCGCCAACCGCGTGGCGTCCGGTTTGCGTGATCGCATCGGCAACGGCAAAACCCATCCCCGCATCGCCATTTGCCTGCCTCGTTTTGAAAACCTCATCATCGCCATCCTCGCGGTGCTGAAACTCGGTGGCCATTATGTGCCTCTCGACCCCGGTCAGCCGGCGGAACGGCGCGCGCTCATTCTCGAGGACTGCAGGCCTGACATCATTCTCGTCAGCGAGGCTGACGATGACGCTACGAAAGCGGCATATCCATGCGATTGCATGGCGATTGAACCTCTGCTGCGCGCAACCGGCTCCTTCAGCAATCCGCACCGAGAGACGTTGCCTGACGATCTGGCCTATATCATCTACACATCGGGTTCGACGGGCAGGCCGAAAGGCGTGCCGATCCGACAGAAAAGCCTGGTCAATCTTCTGACCAGCATGGCGAGACGGCCGGGCATGTCTGCGGAAGACCGGTTCCTCGCCGTCACCACACCGGCCTTCGACATTGCCACCCTCGAGCTTTTGATGCCGCTCATGGTCGGCGGCCTGCTGATCATCGCCGAAGCCGATGATGTCTATGACGATATGGCCCTTTCGGAGCTTATCCGGAACCATGACGCGACGATGATGCAGGCAACCCCCGCGACATGGCGACTGATGGCAGATGCCGACTGGAAGGCTCCGGCGGGTTTCAGGATGCTTTGCGGCGGCGAGGCGCTCGAGCCGGGCCTTGCCCGCCGCCTGCTGGAGACCGGTGGCGAATTGTGGAACCTCTACGGCCCGACCGAAACGACGATCTGGTCCACCTGCACTCGCATAACCCCCGAACATCTGGAACTCCCTGCCCTGCCGATCGGCGAGCCGATCGCCAACACGCAGCTGCATTTGCTCGATGACGCGCTTATGCCGGTGCCCGCAGGCGTTGTCGGAGAACTGTATATCGGTGGCGAAGGTCTGAGCCCAGGCTATTTCAACCGGGACGATCTGACGTCGCGCGCATTCGTTCAAGGCCCAGCCGCAGGCCCGAACGGTCGGCCTGAAACGTCAAGGCTATACCGAACCGGTGACCTGATGCGGCGTTCCGCCGCCGGGCACCTTCTTTATGTCGGCCGCGCCGATTTTCAGGTCAAGCTTCGCGGTTTCCGCATCGAACTCAGCGAGATCGAGGCGATCCTTGCCTCGCAGCCATCCATCGAGCAGGCCGTCGTTACCCTTTGGCAGGATGAGGAAGGCTCGGGCACCCTCGTCGCCTATTGCCGCCGTGGGACTGGCGTGGTGGACGAGGAAGCGATCCGCACAGCGCTCGCGTCACAGCTTCCCTCCTACATGCTTCCCTCAGCCTATGTCTGGATGGACAGTTTTCCATTAAACGCCAATGGCAAGATCGATCGCAAGCGACTTGAGCGACCGAAACAGATAATCTCGTCAGCCGCCTATGCCGCTCCGCGCGACGGCACCGAGCAGATGGTTGCGGCCATATGGCGTGAATTGCTCGGCGCCGAAAAGATCGGCCGCGACGACAATTTTTTCACGGTTGGCGGCCATTCCCTGCTGGCGACGCGGATGCTGGCGCGTTTGCGGACGTCATTTGCCGTTGACCTGCCGCTGCGCACCATTTTTGAGAAACCCAGACTTGCGGAATTTGCCGGTGCCATCGATGCGCTGGTGGCCATCACCGGACGCGGATCGGAAGCGAGTTCATCCGGACTGGCAAAGCGGAACCATACCGGCCGAACACCGCTATCGCATGCACAGAACAGGCAATGGGCGCTGGCGCAGCTTGAACCGGACAGCCCGCTTTATAATATTCCGTTTGCCCTGAAGATCAGGGGACCGCTCGATTTCGCAATTCTCTCGCATGCGCTGGAACTGACGGCGCAGAGACAGGATATCCTGCGCGGCCGGTTCGTCTCCGTCGATGGCAAGCCATTCGTCGAGACTGACCCCGAGATGATATTCCGGATCATGCCGGAAGAGATCGGCGAGAGGGAACTCGAGGCTGCCCTGCTCGATTGCGCGCGCCGGCCATTCGATCTTGCCGTTGCGCCGCTGCTGCGCATTCACGCCTTCCGCACCGGCCCGCAGGACCATGTTCTGCTTTTCATATTGCACCACATCATCGGTGACGCCCTTTCAGCGGAAATTCTGCTCAACGACGTTGCCGAGTTTTACGGGTCCCTCTTAAAGAAAACCGCACCGCCAAGCGGGGCGCTGCCGCTGCAATATGCGGATTTTGCAATCTGGCAGCGGGAACAGGACACGAAGGACGAGGTCGATTACTGGCATAAAACGCTTGCCGGCGCTCCGCCGCTGCTGGAGTTGCCGACGGATTTTGTGCGGCCCGCCATACAGGGCTTCTCAGGTGACAGCATTCGCTTTTCGCTCGACGCAGTTTTGCTCGCAGGATTGCGAAAACTCTGCGACCGCGAAGGCGCTACCCTATTCATGGGAATGCTGACGGCGTTCTCGACGCTGCTCCAGCGCGCCAGCGGCATGCGCGATATCGTCATCGGGACACCGGTATCCGAGCGGTTCCACCCCGATCTGGAAAACATCATCGGGATGTTTGCCAATACGCTGGCGATCCGATTGCAGACCCAGGGCGGTGAGAGCTTCAATAACGCACTGAAGGCAACCCGCGACACGGCATTAAGCGCTTTCGCCAACCAGGCCGCGCCGTTTGAGAAAGTGGTTGATGCGCTCTCACTACCCCGGACATGGAGCCACAACCCGCTGTTCCAGGCCATGCTCGTCTCGACCGTCGAAACCCGGCGTGAAGCCATTTCGCTTGCCGGCATGGATTGGGAAAGACTGGTGCTTCCCGATACGTCGTCGCGTGTGGACCTGACATTGTTCATCCATGAAACGGCGCACGAACTTTCATGCCGTCTGGAATATCGCAGCGATCTTTTCCGCCGCTCAACCATGGAATCTCTTGGTGATGCGCTGGTCGCCCTGCTTGAAAAGATTGTCGAACATCCTGATGTGCCACTCGACAGGCTCTCCCTGCTGTCGGGCAGCCAGCAGAAAAGGCTGCGGCAATGGAACGAGACGGAGGCGGCATTTCAGCCGCAGCGGCGCTGCCTGCACGACTTCGTGAAAGCGAGTGCTGACGCCAATCCGCAGGCAATAGCAGTCACTGATCAGGACCAGAGCCTGTCCTATGCCGAACTTGACCGAAGAGCCGACCGGCTCGCCAGCGGGCTCACCGCAGCCGGCATAAGCAGTGGGAAACGCGTCGGCATTCGCCTTGAAAGAAGCGTGGGGCTGGTGGTCGCCATATTGGCCGTTCTTCGCACCGGCGCGGCCTATGTTCCGCTCGACCCGCGTTACCCCGCCGACCGCATAGAATTCATCGCCGCGGACGCCGATCTGGCACTCATTCTGATCACGACAGAGGATGATATTTCGGCTGCCGGACAGAATTTCCGCTGCATGACGCCGGGTATGGTGGAAAGTCTGGCAGGCGGCGCCGTGCCGACGCCAGCGACGTCAGGCTCCGATCTTGCCTATATCATCTATACATCAGGTTCGACCGGCAGGCCGAAGGGTGTGGCCATCGAACATCGCAACGCCGTTGCTTTCGTGCAATGGTGCCTGCACAGCTTCACCGGCGACCAGCTGTCCGGCGTGCTCGCCTCCACCTCGATCTGCTTCGACCTTTCAATCTTCGAAATATTTGCGACGCTTGCAGCAGGCGGGCGTATCTTCATGGTGGACGACCTCTTCGCCTTCCCGAGCGCACCGTTTTCAGGTGAAGTGACGCTGGTGAATACGGTTCCGACGCCGATGTCCGAACTGCTCAAACTCGGGCCCCTGCCGGAGAGCGTGAAAACGGTTTGCCTGGCGGGAGAGCCGCTGCCACGTGAACTTGTCGCGCGGATATACGCCAACGACCATGTCGAAGGCCTCTATAACCTGTACGGCCCCTCGGAAGACACGACGTATTCGACGGTGGCGCCGGTGCCCAAATCGGGAGAATGGTTCGGCATCGGCGTGCCGATTGCCAATACCCGCGCCTATGTGCTCGACGGCGAGTTAAACGAGGTGCCGGTTGGAGTTCCCGGTGAATTGTTCCTGTCCGGCAGCGGGCTGGCGCGTGGCTACTGGAACCGGCCCGGCCAGACGGCCGAGCGTTTTCTGCCCAACCCTTTTGCCGATTGCGGCGAACACCGCGTCATGTATCAGACCGGCGATATCGTGCGCAGACGTGATGATGGTGGCCTCGATTACATGGGGCGCGGCGACCGGCAATTGAAGCTCAACGGTTTTCGTATCGAACCGGGTGAAATTGAGGCCGTATTACTTCAGCAGGACGGGGTGCACGAGGCCGTGGCCGGGCTCTGGCGCGACGCTTCCAATCATCCGCGCCTGGCAATGTGGATTGCCGGTGATCCTGCCCTCGAAATCGCCAAACTTGTCGCAATTCTCCGGCAACGCCTGCCCGAGCATTTCATTCCCGTGCTTGCGACCAGGCTCGACGCGCTTCCACGCCTGCCGAATGGCAAGCTGGATAGATCCGCGCTGCCGGACCCGGCAGCCCATGGCGAGCGCTCCGGTGAAATTGCAAGTCCGCTCAATGATCAGGAAGACGTGCTGGCGCAGATATGGCAAGGCTTGCTCGGCTGCGGAGACATCCGGCGAAACGACAATTTCTTCTCGCTCGGCGGCGATTCCATCCTTGCCATCCAGCTGGTTTCACAGGCCCGCCAGAAGGGGTTGAAGATGACCCCGCGTGACGTGTTCCTCCACCCCACGCTCGCATCGCTCGCAGAAGCGACATGCACGGAAAGCACTGCGACGGCCGAAAAGGGTGATGCCGATGGCGAAGCTACGCTCGGCGCGATTCAGCGCTGGCTTCTGGATCAGGACCTGCCCGATCTCTCCCACTGGAACCAGGGACTGATCCTGAAACCCACCCGATCTCTCGATCTCGACCGGCTGGAAAAGGCGATCGCCAGAGTTCTCAACGAACATCAGTCGCTTCGCGCCCGATTTTTGCGTGAAAACGGGCAATGGCAACAGAAATTCGCCCCCATTTCGGCGATGCTCCTCATGCAACGACTGGCCGCCACGGATGAGAACGACGTCACGGATTTTGCCAGAAAGCTCCACGCCGGCTTCGACCTTGGTGCCGGGCCTCTTTTCGGCGCGATTTTCGCGACATTGCCCGATGGTTCCGGGCGCCTCATCCTCGCGGCCCATCACCTCATCGTCGATGGCGTGTCCTGGCGAATGATCGTCGCGGATATCGAGCGGCATTATCTGGAAACGGGCACCATCCGCTCCGGCGCGGTCGCGGCGGGCAGCTGGAACAGCCGGCTTTCACGGTCGGTGCTTTTCGATGGAGAGGAGGCATATTGGCGCGGCATCTGCGAAGAAGACGTGCAGGCGCTGCCGCTCGACAACCAGAGTGGCAGCAATACTCAATCGGATGCGGTGACGTACCGCCAGACGATCGATGCCGAAACAACAAGGCAACTGCTTCGGGATGTGCCGGAATGCTTCAGCATCGCCTCGAACGAAGTTCTGGTCGCAGCCCTTTATCTGGCGCTGCGGCAATGGAGCGGAAAGCCACGCCTGCGCCTCGAAATGGAAAGCCATGGCAGACCGCACCTGTTCGAGGATATCGACGTTTCCGAAACGGTGGGGTGGCTGACCGCGCTTTATCCCGTGTTGTTCGATACGCCCGATGACGCTACGCCAGACCGCCTGCTTCTCGACGTCAAGGACACCCTGCGGCGAATTCCCAATAATGGCGTGGGTTTCGGTGTTCTGAAATATCTTCGCAACAGGGGTGAGCATTTGGACTACGGCCAACCGCAGGTCCGCTTCAACTATCTCGGCCAGATGGATGCCATGTTCGGGGCCGACAGCCTGTTTGCTCCCTCCGGCATAACCTCCGGTCCAATGTACGGCCCCGGCAACCCGCGCGATACGATCCTCGAGATCAATGCCATGGTGGTGCGCGGCGAATTGCAATTGCAATGGGTCTATGGCGCGCAGCTGCATTCCGGGGACACCATCAAGATGCTGGCCGGCCATTTCCGGGACAATCTCGAAACGCTGATCCAGCATTGCCTTGATGGTTCAGGTGCTGGTTACAGCATTTCTGATTTCCCGTTGATGGATCTCGGCCAGGACGAACTCGACAATCTGCTAAAGAGCTTGTGA